The nucleotide window TGGCGAAATAAGCAAGGGTTGGTGCAACTTCACTACTACCTTTGGCAAATTCAAGCTTATTTTTTGGCAAGACGACTCCATCAAGAGATTTGCTTTGACATAGTGCGTCACGTTACTTATGTTAAGCACTGGTCGCCGAGTTTCTTAGCGTTGCTGCCAGTACCTTTTATTTGGGGACCTGTGGGAGGCGCGGAAGCTGCACCAAAGCTTTTCTGGAAAGATTTTAGTCGGCGTGGCCAGGTTTATGAAGTGCTGCGAAATTTAGCTCAATCTGTGGGTGAGTGTGATCCCTTTGTGCGGCTGACGGCTGTTCGGAGTAGGGTGGGTTTAGCAACTACGCACGAAACTGCGGAACGGTTGCGATCGCTTGGGGTAAAAAATGTCCAAATCGCTTCGCAAGTGGGTTTGTCTAAAGAAGAAATTAACAGTTTGGCGCAATATGGCCTACCTGATGGTAGTCCAGTGCGGTTTATTAGTGTTGGTCGCCTGATACATTGGAAAGGCGTAGATTTGGGGATTCGCGCTTTTGCGATCGCTCTCAACCACATCCCCGAAGCCGAATACTGGATAGTCGGAGATGGAGGGGAACGGCAACGATTAGAAGCATTAGCGCACTCGTTGGGAATTGGCGATAAAATCCGCTTCTGGGGAGCTTTGCCGCGCCAAGAAACACTGTCTAAAATTGGGCAGAGTCACGTCCTCGTTCACTCCAGCTTGCACGAATCTGGCGGTTTTGTATGTGCGGAAATGATGGCGGCGGGTCGTCCAGTAATTTGCTTAAATTTGGGAGGGCCAGCGGTACAAGTGACTGAGGAAACTGGGATTAAAGTTGCTGCTGAAAATCCCGAACAGACAGTACACGATTTAGCTAAGGCGATGATTCGTTTAGCTGAACCACAAGTTAGAATTCGCATGGGACAAGCGGGACGAAAGCGAGTGCAGGAAGTATTTGATTGGGAACTCAAGGAAACACTTTTGCTTGATTTGTATGAAAAAATTCTGCCTCAGTCAGCTGTTGTAAATTCTGTTGTTCCAAAATGACCGAAAATAATGGGATGCAAGCCCCGTCCTTCTAGGACGGCTTTTTATTGTCTTGTTCTTGGAATAAAGCATCAATGAAGTTCCTCATCTGACGGCCTGTCACCCCGTCAGATGAGAATGGGTTATGGGAAGTTCGGCTTCACATAACCCATTCACGTTATTAGCCTGTGACTAATAACGAGGATAAAGTCAGTCTTTTTCTTCGCCCCCTCCTCATTGACCAACTGGGGATGGGGTGACGCAGTGTGGCTGAAAAAGGAAGTAGCGATCGCCTTATTGTTTTTGGGCTTGGTAGATATAAATATTATTAAAAACTCCCACCGACTCAAAATGATAAGACGGCAAAAACGAACTCACCGATAAATCCGTGCGGTAAATACTAAAGAAAATAAAATTATGCCTTTCTGTAGTTTCAGCAATAAGTTGCTTAACTTGCGGACTACCAGTTTCTACCAGTAAATTACATTGACGCTTCAAAAAGCCACCGAAATCTTCTGACGCTTTTGCACAAACATTGTCTTTTAAATACACCGTCAGCTGCTGTAAGGCAAACTCTTCATACTCAGCCTGACTCGGATTAGTCATAGCCATTGCCACGCCCAGCCCAGCTAGGACGACTGTCCCAATTGTTTGAACAACCTGCAAACCCTTCATGGTACGCCTACGACTTATCTTTATGGTTAAGACTACGCCTGCTGGCTCCTGAGTTCCGGGGTAATTTTTGGCTTAGTGGATCAAACCGGAAAATTATGCTATAGTTAGAAACTGGAATGGCGAGCGTAGCCAAGTGGTTAAGGCAGTGGATTGTGGTTCCACCATTCGTGGGTTCAAGTCCCATCGTTCGCCCTCATCTTAACACCACACAAAAAGACCCCTCGGCGGTGGCCGAGGGGTTTTTTAATATTTGGTTGTCAAA belongs to Funiculus sociatus GB2-C1 and includes:
- a CDS encoding DUF4359 domain-containing protein; its protein translation is MKGLQVVQTIGTVVLAGLGVAMAMTNPSQAEYEEFALQQLTVYLKDNVCAKASEDFGGFLKRQCNLLVETGSPQVKQLIAETTERHNFIFFSIYRTDLSVSSFLPSYHFESVGVFNNIYIYQAQKQ
- a CDS encoding glycosyltransferase family 4 protein translates to MKILLSAYACEPGCGSEEGVGWNTVRQVANDHKVWVLTRIGFRQAIEAELERNPVPNLHFVYFDPFNWTEDWRNKQGLVQLHYYLWQIQAYFLARRLHQEICFDIVRHVTYVKHWSPSFLALLPVPFIWGPVGGAEAAPKLFWKDFSRRGQVYEVLRNLAQSVGECDPFVRLTAVRSRVGLATTHETAERLRSLGVKNVQIASQVGLSKEEINSLAQYGLPDGSPVRFISVGRLIHWKGVDLGIRAFAIALNHIPEAEYWIVGDGGERQRLEALAHSLGIGDKIRFWGALPRQETLSKIGQSHVLVHSSLHESGGFVCAEMMAAGRPVICLNLGGPAVQVTEETGIKVAAENPEQTVHDLAKAMIRLAEPQVRIRMGQAGRKRVQEVFDWELKETLLLDLYEKILPQSAVVNSVVPK